The DNA segment TTCAGCGCATGCTGAAAGGAGGCGATTCCTTGTTCAGGCTGGCCGATTTCAAATTGAGCCACTCCCAAATTGCTGTATACCCTGGGCTGATCGGGTTTGATGTTTAACGATGCCTTGAAATGCTCGATGGCTTCTTGCTTGCGATTAGCTGCACTGAGGAAGTTTCCCAAGTTATTGTGCGCCAACCAACAGGCTGGATTTTTTTTCAGCGTGGTTTCGTACAGAATTACGGGATCGCAATATGCTTCGCATTGCCGGAGCGCGAGAAAGGCCAGACCGCCGACGTACATGGCAGCGACGATTTCGGCCACGATACGACCCCTGTTGGGCATGGATGTACGCCAACAGCTCCAGCCGGCGGCAATCAGAGCGAGGACGCCAATGATGGCGATATGCTGATAATGATCGGCCACCAGCGAGTATTGCATGTAGCCCACGTCGGTAAAGCCCAGG comes from the Pirellulales bacterium genome and includes:
- a CDS encoding tetratricopeptide repeat protein; translated protein: LGFTDVGYMQYSLVADHYQHIAIIGVLALIAAGWSCWRTSMPNRGRIVAEIVAAMYVGGLAFLALRQCEAYCDPVILYETTLKKNPACWLAHNNLGNFLSAANRKQEAIEHFKASLNIKPDQPRVYSNLGVAQFEIGQPEQGIASFQHALKLDPNSDEAETNWGVALGKMGLSAEAIKHLQRAVELMPNNAEHYNSLGQALLDAHQFQEAIKYLQTSLQLDPDAVNTYVALAVAYTGANRPNDALTTYQYALELARAQHQTEMAQQLEDLLKRIHMLQQTPPEKERQLPN